In the genome of Bacillus sp. S3, one region contains:
- a CDS encoding serine kinase, which yields MKLLFAILLMMLGSILIALTIDNLGQIGNIIKNIIGVGCYLGAAFIAKRKGKPAHYPEREKRKSIGK from the coding sequence TTGAAATTACTTTTTGCTATTTTACTCATGATGTTAGGCAGCATTTTGATTGCATTAACCATTGATAACCTTGGTCAGATAGGTAACATAATAAAGAATATAATAGGGGTTGGATGTTATCTAGGGGCGGCTTTTATTGCAAAAAGGAAAGGGAAACCCGCTCATTACCCGGAAAGAGAAAAAAGAAAGTCGATCGGTAAATGA
- a CDS encoding GNAT family N-acetyltransferase — translation MKAMEMVELDEENLDDQGCYCLRSKPNSTGYMNKNKWLTERFYEGLKYIKIMEDCKPAGFIEYTPIEYSSRVVYGENYLVIHCLWVNVTGKGYASKLINQCIQDAKEQNKAGVIVVTNPNTSWTPSKDIFIKNNFIEVDRAPYGFELLVHKFGNAPDPYFPNDWEERLKPFKDLTILRTQQCPFVEIATVNVIEGANKLGINGKIIDIKNREELLRLSPTPYGIYGVIFKNKLIAFHRLTVHSAMKRLKELSQEGV, via the coding sequence GTGAAAGCAATGGAAATGGTAGAGTTAGACGAAGAGAACTTAGACGATCAGGGATGTTATTGCCTTCGCAGCAAGCCTAATTCAACCGGGTACATGAACAAAAACAAATGGCTGACGGAAAGGTTCTATGAAGGTTTAAAGTATATAAAAATCATGGAGGACTGCAAACCGGCGGGGTTTATTGAATATACGCCGATTGAATATTCTTCAAGAGTTGTCTATGGCGAAAATTATTTAGTGATTCATTGCTTATGGGTGAATGTAACCGGAAAAGGCTATGCCTCGAAATTGATTAATCAATGTATTCAAGATGCTAAGGAACAAAATAAAGCTGGCGTGATTGTGGTAACAAATCCAAACACTTCCTGGACCCCCAGTAAGGACATTTTTATAAAAAATAACTTTATCGAAGTGGACCGTGCACCATATGGTTTTGAATTACTTGTTCATAAATTCGGGAACGCCCCTGACCCCTATTTTCCAAACGATTGGGAAGAGCGACTCAAACCTTTTAAAGATTTAACCATCCTGCGGACACAGCAGTGCCCATTTGTAGAGATAGCAACTGTTAATGTTATCGAGGGAGCAAATAAATTAGGCATAAACGGAAAAATCATTGATATCAAAAACAGGGAAGAATTGTTGAGACTTTCACCCACACCCTATGGGATCTACGGAGTTATTTTTAAAAATAAATTAATAGCATTCCATAGACTTACCGTGCACTCTGCGATGAAACGATTAAAAGAGTTATCCCAAGAAGGAGTTTGA
- a CDS encoding Ig-like domain-containing protein translates to MGKRMIAALTTFMLVVPSAGLANTGAESRGNSAIKTTTEPSSGGTTMSSQPTEQAGRTTTEPEPNSPTIESVTITPDDAKPGDIITIMTKINSPVYGIKKVQANLNGSTGKQIDLSYNSTNGTWSGTYQVQNYDHQGKWHLDFYIYGNEYWWYRDTDQSITVVNPNEDRVNPVMTSFNMEPQLVKAGEPFTVTVKAADNSGIKSVKADFRMPNGSTMVGQPLTYDSKTDQWSFSYTFSGNTEPGTWGMMVQITDLAGNVTTESKDFELANANADYTPPKVENISVSKQALNLGDLLKVTAKITDDKSGVLSAELHFSGRNYYQSQLAYNPATGLWETTFQVGRFMEAGTYKLDLQVYDKAQNLVYPEMNQTVRVLLAKPVVNQVTDSDKAVTGMSQAGTKIEVKAGETVIGMATAGADGSFTAPIAAQKQGTKLVVSATADSESATEAATITVTAKNPTGWVTTDGKRYYYDPVTFKPKTAWFLIGTTWYYLTGSGAMATGWQKVSGTWYYFHSSGAMLTGWQKVGTTWYYLHSSGAMATGWLKSGTTWYYLDNSGAMRVGWLKLGTTWYYFTNSGAMVTGWAKIAGKSYYFYSSGALR, encoded by the coding sequence TTGGGCAAGAGAATGATTGCGGCACTCACAACGTTCATGTTGGTTGTGCCGAGCGCGGGACTTGCGAATACGGGCGCAGAAAGCCGCGGAAACAGCGCTATAAAAACAACCACGGAGCCATCGTCCGGCGGGACAACCATGTCTTCGCAGCCAACAGAACAAGCAGGACGCACTACAACAGAACCGGAACCGAATTCACCAACAATTGAGAGCGTCACCATCACTCCGGATGACGCAAAACCGGGAGACATCATCACCATTATGACAAAAATCAACTCACCGGTGTATGGGATCAAAAAGGTGCAGGCCAACCTCAACGGTTCCACGGGCAAGCAAATTGACCTGAGCTACAACAGCACGAACGGCACATGGAGCGGCACCTATCAGGTCCAGAACTACGACCATCAGGGAAAATGGCATCTGGACTTCTATATTTATGGAAATGAATATTGGTGGTACCGCGACACGGACCAGTCGATCACCGTGGTCAATCCGAACGAAGACCGGGTGAATCCTGTCATGACGAGCTTCAACATGGAGCCTCAGCTGGTGAAAGCGGGCGAGCCATTTACTGTCACGGTCAAAGCGGCCGACAATTCGGGAATCAAGTCGGTGAAGGCCGATTTTCGGATGCCGAACGGCTCGACGATGGTCGGGCAGCCGCTGACCTACGACAGCAAGACCGATCAGTGGAGCTTCAGTTACACTTTCTCCGGAAACACCGAACCGGGCACCTGGGGCATGATGGTCCAAATCACGGATTTGGCCGGCAACGTGACAACCGAAAGTAAGGACTTTGAACTCGCCAATGCGAACGCGGATTACACCCCGCCAAAGGTCGAGAACATTTCCGTCAGCAAACAGGCACTCAATCTAGGGGATCTGCTAAAGGTCACAGCGAAAATAACTGATGACAAATCAGGGGTCCTCTCAGCCGAACTGCATTTTTCTGGGAGAAATTACTACCAATCCCAGCTGGCCTACAATCCTGCCACCGGTTTATGGGAAACCACTTTCCAGGTGGGACGCTTTATGGAAGCGGGAACCTATAAGCTGGATCTGCAAGTGTACGATAAGGCCCAGAATTTAGTCTATCCGGAAATGAATCAAACGGTTCGGGTTCTTTTAGCAAAGCCTGTGGTCAATCAGGTGACCGACAGCGATAAGGCTGTGACGGGGATGTCACAGGCAGGGACGAAAATCGAGGTAAAAGCGGGCGAAACGGTCATTGGAATGGCCACGGCCGGTGCAGACGGCAGCTTCACCGCCCCGATCGCAGCCCAAAAACAAGGAACCAAGTTAGTTGTTTCAGCAACCGCCGATTCAGAAAGTGCTACCGAGGCAGCAACGATTACCGTTACAGCGAAAAACCCAACAGGCTGGGTAACCACCGACGGCAAGCGCTACTATTATGATCCAGTCACCTTTAAGCCGAAAACAGCCTGGTTTCTGATCGGCACGACCTGGTACTACCTCACCGGCAGCGGTGCAATGGCGACCGGCTGGCAAAAGGTCAGCGGGACATGGTACTACTTCCACAGCAGCGGCGCGATGCTCACCGGCTGGCAAAAAGTCGGCACAACTTGGTATTACCTTCACAGCAGCGGCGCCATGGCCACCGGCTGGCTAAAAAGCGGCACGACCTGGTACTATCTCGATAACAGCGGAGCGATGCGGGTCGGCTGGTTAAAACTTGGCACAACCTGGTATTACTTTACCAACAGCGGCGCCATGGTCACCGGCTGGGCCAAAATCGCAGGCAAGTCCTACTACTTTTACAGCAGCGGAGCATTAAGGTAA
- a CDS encoding SWIM zinc finger domain-containing protein, with translation MEESMPAHEVLHEFSAELRDLMNANDAEDAKLVQKGLMLYRQGLVQQLHIGDTTVTAVVQDVTPVKVELDLNFMPLSECSCPTEVLCRHQLAVFFAAYSKVGSVADWVADWREPLREKKAVAGWGMQTAKDLVKANGVLKPDYSRWVHSFEVSFDTLLASKKYTSPYVIPELFGIYERRIHASAPVEQEWRLLYELVGLVVSFRKLAALSDQHGHDEITVKRAYLNLFQQMLDDAEDLAVKIGVQSLPFAFDEFIERLKDDAFELMTCAKGLAYERIYLYRLLWVHFFKKKEWREEELAKIHAGLKGLQDWESPLPLMVAGVHLNLLVGDDERALKLVGMFQAEEITPYLVYWIEYLSGLKAWRRVGPVIELFLQKVKPYLDTLGGYQSCAMFTRSALRTVATYCAESDRLDLYERALLVMLPYSFGEYEYMLFERGQFERWGELQAFVGLDFYDLPKDRLKVVEKEQPEVLLSMLHQTAQREIDQKNRASYRLAVRHLKKLRTLYKKLKRVDDWEYFLDTLLERTKRLRAFHEECRRSKLIEA, from the coding sequence TTGGAGGAGTCTATGCCTGCTCATGAAGTGTTGCATGAATTTTCTGCTGAGTTGCGGGATTTGATGAATGCGAATGACGCGGAGGATGCGAAGCTTGTGCAAAAGGGGTTGATGCTGTATCGGCAAGGGCTGGTGCAGCAGCTGCATATTGGGGATACCACGGTGACGGCGGTTGTGCAGGATGTGACGCCGGTTAAGGTGGAGCTGGATCTCAACTTTATGCCGCTGAGTGAGTGTTCGTGCCCGACGGAGGTCTTGTGCCGCCATCAGCTGGCGGTGTTTTTCGCCGCGTATTCGAAGGTCGGCAGTGTTGCGGATTGGGTGGCGGACTGGCGCGAACCGCTTCGCGAGAAGAAGGCGGTGGCTGGCTGGGGGATGCAGACGGCGAAGGATTTGGTCAAGGCGAACGGGGTGTTGAAGCCGGACTACAGCCGCTGGGTGCATTCGTTTGAGGTGAGCTTTGATACGCTGCTTGCTTCGAAAAAGTACACGAGTCCGTATGTGATTCCCGAGTTGTTCGGCATTTACGAGCGCCGGATTCACGCGAGTGCCCCGGTTGAGCAGGAATGGCGTTTGCTCTATGAGCTGGTCGGGCTGGTGGTGTCGTTCCGGAAGCTGGCCGCGCTGAGTGACCAGCACGGGCATGACGAGATCACGGTGAAGCGCGCCTACTTGAATTTGTTCCAGCAAATGCTCGATGATGCTGAGGATTTGGCGGTGAAAATTGGCGTGCAGTCGCTGCCGTTTGCGTTTGATGAATTTATTGAACGGCTGAAGGACGATGCGTTTGAGCTAATGACGTGCGCGAAGGGGCTTGCGTACGAGCGGATTTATTTGTACCGGCTGTTGTGGGTGCATTTTTTCAAAAAGAAGGAGTGGCGTGAGGAGGAGCTGGCGAAAATTCACGCAGGTCTGAAGGGTCTTCAGGATTGGGAGAGCCCGCTGCCGTTGATGGTGGCCGGGGTGCATTTGAATTTGCTGGTCGGGGATGATGAGCGGGCGTTGAAGCTGGTCGGGATGTTTCAGGCGGAGGAAATTACGCCGTACTTGGTGTATTGGATTGAGTATTTGTCGGGCTTGAAGGCGTGGCGCCGTGTCGGGCCGGTGATTGAACTGTTTTTGCAAAAAGTGAAGCCGTATTTGGATACGCTCGGCGGCTATCAGAGTTGTGCGATGTTCACAAGGAGTGCGCTGCGGACCGTGGCGACGTATTGTGCCGAAAGTGATCGGCTGGATTTGTATGAGCGGGCGCTGCTCGTGATGCTTCCGTATAGTTTCGGCGAGTATGAGTATATGTTGTTTGAGCGCGGGCAGTTTGAGCGCTGGGGCGAGCTTCAGGCGTTTGTCGGCTTGGACTTTTACGATTTGCCGAAGGACCGTTTGAAAGTGGTGGAGAAGGAGCAGCCCGAGGTGTTGCTGTCGATGCTTCATCAGACGGCGCAGCGCGAGATTGACCAGAAAAATCGCGCCAGCTATCGGCTGGCGGTTCGGCATTTGAAGAAGCTGCGGACGCTCTATAAAAAGCTGAAGCGCGTCGACGACTGGGAATACTTTTTGGATACGCTGCTGGAGCGGACGAAACGGCTGCGGGCATTTCACGAGGAGTGCCGGCGGAGTAAATTGATTGAGGCTTAA
- a CDS encoding IS256 family transposase, translated as MTQLQFSLDLELLKDSVMNSNIDNVVKSAVVLVLNEYMEKERNDYLHAAAYERSVERRDYRNGYYERELTMSIGKIKLKVPRTRNGEFSPTVFEKYARCDQALVLSMLEMVINGVSTRKVTHIVEQLCGESKSKSFVSSLTQKLDPIINDWAKRPLNLRYYPFVFVDAMYIKVREHHRVVSKAVYIATAITESKTREILGLSVDHAESYESWSRFLQQLKSRGLQSPKLVISDAHQGLQKAIQREFIGTSWQRCNVHFKRNIIERLPKKDSAEIRMMIKRIFDAVTIEDMRNFKGELMSQFGDNLKYEQALKILDDGFEDTIQYMEFQEDIRCHIRSTNSLERLNQEVRRREKVIRIYPNTQSAFRLVGAVLMHYQETNYSKQKSIKR; from the coding sequence ATGACCCAATTACAGTTTAGCCTAGATTTGGAACTTTTAAAAGACTCAGTAATGAATTCAAATATAGATAACGTTGTTAAATCAGCTGTTGTTCTGGTTTTGAATGAGTACATGGAGAAAGAAAGAAATGATTACTTACACGCCGCTGCATATGAACGCTCTGTTGAGCGTCGTGATTACCGAAATGGCTACTACGAACGTGAGTTAACGATGAGTATCGGTAAGATAAAACTTAAGGTTCCTAGGACTCGAAATGGTGAGTTTTCACCTACGGTTTTTGAGAAATATGCACGTTGTGACCAGGCGTTAGTACTCTCTATGCTAGAGATGGTTATCAATGGCGTTTCTACACGTAAAGTTACACATATTGTGGAACAACTTTGTGGTGAAAGTAAGTCAAAATCGTTTGTTTCTTCACTTACTCAAAAGCTTGATCCTATTATTAATGACTGGGCCAAACGGCCCTTAAATTTAAGGTATTATCCTTTTGTTTTTGTAGATGCCATGTATATAAAAGTTCGTGAACATCATCGTGTCGTCTCTAAGGCTGTTTATATAGCCACTGCAATCACTGAAAGCAAAACACGTGAAATTCTTGGGTTAAGTGTGGATCACGCTGAGAGTTATGAAAGTTGGAGTCGCTTTCTCCAACAACTAAAATCACGTGGTCTTCAATCCCCAAAGCTAGTCATTTCAGATGCTCACCAGGGGCTTCAAAAAGCGATTCAACGTGAATTTATTGGGACTAGCTGGCAAAGGTGTAACGTCCATTTTAAACGTAATATCATAGAAAGGCTTCCAAAAAAGGACTCAGCGGAAATACGTATGATGATTAAGCGTATTTTTGATGCAGTCACAATTGAGGATATGCGGAATTTTAAAGGTGAACTGATGAGTCAGTTTGGGGACAATCTTAAATACGAACAAGCTCTGAAAATATTAGATGATGGTTTCGAAGATACCATACAATATATGGAATTCCAAGAAGATATCCGTTGTCATATCCGTAGTACAAATTCTCTTGAGCGATTAAATCAGGAAGTCCGAAGAAGAGAAAAGGTAATTCGAATTTACCCTAATACACAATCTGCTTTTCGTTTAGTAGGAGCTGTTTTAATGCACTATCAAGAAACCAATTATTCGAAGCAGAAATCTATTAAAAGGTAG
- a CDS encoding DEAD/DEAH box helicase, which yields MLKTRFLKLLTTKLGDGRFLLTAQDERGAYMNPFRWKNLVFSSHEESFFGTILETETVNDVEGVVVSGWQLVSLFAKESFNRFIEWDWNDQSEICLAAAFSLYEGIVEKDWLPDFSVWEHGEFRWKLPERVKDEFDPSFWEQKMDADSNDDPADGHEEEADDDVAEADDGASARGLGTTKSYISDLYNSALDAYLTRNSAMKELFGPKLELLKKQNISGVELARYFDEESWLEWVGIKESDTPFTIGLRLDEPVDGEGPWTLDVFLRGKKDVDQIVDIEGSAKIPAKWRPFLEKVDRERERWVRLIPWLGEDGFFKTHLTEEEAWMFLTEASETLLALDVEILLPSWWQAMKNANLKVKASLKGSSSHRPSFVGLQAMLDFNWRFSMNGVDLSEEEFGKLVEEKRRLVYIRGRWVKLDPQFIRQIQDLMKRAEKEGLHVRDLLEQELVESGEAGEDELENPKAFAKIQIELNRQWKQMVKQLAEVHEIPLEDVPAGLNGELRPYQQLGMSWLWFLRQYGFGACLADDMGLGKTVQLISYLLKVKDEMAVDDTVDGINTVDTVESQEMVPDTVNAINIVDTVNAGNATAVSTVNNVGSHKLVPDTVNKVPTRAALIICPTSVLGNWQKELERFAPEMKVYLHYGSNRLKEEAFSEKVHAADVVLTSYGLSHLDSEEFESKIWSTIAIDEAQNIKNAQTKQSKAVRRLRGSHHIALTGTPMENRLSELWSIFDFANHGYLGSMGQFQKKFVIPIEKDEKKEKVQQLQSLIRPFLLRRTKKDEEVALNLPDKLEQKEYCPLTAEQASLYEQLIHDTFAEIEKLSGFERKGLILQMLGRLKQLCNHPALYLKERAASRDLLDRSNKMEKLVELVDAVLEQGESCLIFTQYIEMGEMIRTTVKKKFGVEVPFLNGSVPKAQRDRMIERFQAGEFPVFLLSLKAGGTGLNLTAANHVIHYDRWWNPAVENQATDRAYRIGQSRFVHVHKLICTGTLEEKIDAMLEKKQHLNDQIITSENWITELSTDELKDLVYLG from the coding sequence ATGCTGAAAACTAGGTTTTTGAAATTGCTGACAACTAAATTAGGGGATGGGCGCTTTCTTCTGACGGCTCAGGATGAGCGTGGTGCCTATATGAACCCTTTCAGGTGGAAGAACCTCGTTTTTAGCAGCCATGAGGAAAGCTTCTTTGGGACGATTCTTGAGACGGAAACGGTGAACGACGTTGAGGGTGTTGTTGTGAGCGGCTGGCAGCTGGTTTCCCTTTTTGCCAAGGAGTCGTTTAACCGCTTTATTGAGTGGGATTGGAACGATCAGTCGGAGATTTGTCTGGCTGCTGCCTTCTCTCTTTACGAGGGCATCGTCGAAAAGGATTGGCTGCCGGATTTCTCGGTGTGGGAGCACGGTGAGTTCCGCTGGAAGCTGCCGGAACGGGTAAAGGATGAATTTGATCCCTCCTTTTGGGAACAAAAGATGGATGCTGATTCTAACGATGACCCCGCTGATGGCCATGAGGAAGAGGCTGATGATGATGTGGCAGAGGCTGATGACGGTGCCTCCGCTAGAGGTCTTGGCACGACCAAGAGCTATATTTCCGATTTATATAACAGCGCCCTTGATGCCTATTTGACCAGGAATTCAGCAATGAAGGAGCTGTTCGGCCCGAAACTGGAACTGCTGAAAAAGCAAAATATATCCGGTGTCGAATTGGCCCGTTATTTTGATGAAGAAAGCTGGCTTGAGTGGGTCGGAATTAAGGAAAGCGATACGCCCTTTACGATTGGGCTGAGGCTGGATGAACCTGTAGACGGTGAGGGCCCGTGGACCCTGGATGTATTTTTACGCGGGAAGAAAGATGTTGATCAGATTGTTGATATCGAAGGTTCGGCAAAGATTCCTGCGAAATGGCGTCCATTTTTAGAAAAGGTCGACCGTGAGCGGGAACGCTGGGTCCGGTTGATTCCGTGGCTGGGTGAGGATGGCTTTTTCAAGACGCATTTGACTGAGGAAGAAGCGTGGATGTTTTTAACAGAGGCCAGTGAGACGCTGCTGGCTTTGGATGTGGAGATCCTCCTCCCTTCCTGGTGGCAGGCGATGAAAAATGCCAATTTGAAGGTGAAGGCGTCGCTGAAGGGTTCCTCGAGCCACCGTCCATCGTTCGTCGGGCTGCAAGCGATGCTTGATTTCAATTGGCGCTTTTCGATGAACGGGGTCGATTTGTCCGAGGAGGAGTTTGGGAAGCTTGTCGAGGAGAAACGGCGGCTTGTCTATATCCGCGGCCGCTGGGTGAAGCTTGATCCGCAGTTTATTCGACAAATACAGGATTTGATGAAACGTGCCGAAAAGGAAGGGTTGCATGTCCGCGATTTGCTCGAGCAGGAGCTGGTAGAGAGCGGCGAGGCCGGGGAGGATGAACTGGAGAATCCGAAGGCGTTCGCGAAGATCCAAATCGAGCTGAATCGGCAATGGAAGCAAATGGTGAAGCAGCTGGCAGAGGTGCACGAGATTCCATTAGAAGACGTTCCGGCAGGGCTGAATGGCGAACTCCGCCCGTATCAGCAGCTTGGCATGAGCTGGCTCTGGTTCCTCCGGCAGTACGGCTTCGGCGCCTGCCTCGCTGACGACATGGGCCTCGGCAAAACCGTCCAACTCATCTCCTATCTATTGAAGGTCAAAGATGAAATGGCGGTGGATGACACCGTTGACGGTATTAACACAGTTGACACGGTGGAGAGTCAAGAAATGGTGCCTGACACCGTTAATGCTATTAACATAGTTGACACGGTAAATGCGGGTAATGCTACCGCGGTTAGCACTGTTAACAATGTGGGGAGTCACAAATTGGTGCCTGACACCGTTAACAAGGTTCCGACGAGGGCGGCGTTGATTATTTGTCCGACGTCGGTGCTGGGGAATTGGCAGAAGGAGTTGGAGCGTTTCGCTCCTGAGATGAAGGTGTATTTGCATTACGGGTCCAACCGCCTGAAGGAGGAGGCTTTTTCCGAGAAGGTTCACGCTGCCGATGTAGTGTTGACTTCGTATGGACTAAGCCACTTGGATTCCGAGGAGTTCGAGTCTAAAATTTGGAGTACGATTGCGATTGATGAGGCGCAGAATATCAAGAACGCGCAAACGAAGCAATCGAAGGCAGTAAGAAGGCTCCGCGGCAGCCACCACATCGCTTTAACGGGGACGCCGATGGAAAACCGCCTTTCCGAGCTATGGTCGATCTTCGATTTTGCCAATCACGGCTATCTTGGCAGCATGGGCCAATTCCAGAAAAAATTCGTCATTCCCATCGAAAAGGATGAGAAAAAGGAAAAGGTACAGCAGCTGCAATCATTGATTCGGCCGTTCCTGCTCCGGAGGACGAAAAAGGATGAAGAAGTCGCCCTGAATCTCCCTGATAAGCTGGAGCAAAAGGAGTACTGCCCATTGACCGCCGAACAGGCGTCGCTGTACGAGCAGTTGATCCACGATACATTTGCTGAAATTGAAAAATTATCGGGCTTTGAGCGCAAGGGGTTAATTTTGCAAATGCTCGGCCGCTTGAAGCAGCTTTGCAATCATCCAGCGCTTTATTTAAAAGAGCGGGCCGCGTCACGCGATCTTCTCGATCGTTCAAATAAGATGGAGAAGCTTGTCGAGCTGGTGGATGCGGTGTTGGAGCAGGGTGAAAGCTGTCTGATTTTCACACAATATATCGAGATGGGTGAAATGATCCGGACGACAGTGAAGAAAAAATTTGGCGTTGAGGTGCCATTTTTGAATGGAAGTGTACCAAAGGCGCAGCGTGATCGCATGATTGAGCGGTTCCAGGCCGGCGAGTTCCCGGTGTTCCTGCTGTCGTTGAAGGCGGGCGGAACCGGTTTGAATCTGACGGCGGCGAATCACGTCATTCACTATGACCGCTGGTGGAATCCGGCCGTTGAGAACCAGGCCACTGACCGCGCCTACCGGATTGGCCAGTCCAGGTTCGTCCACGTGCATAAGCTGATTTGCACCGGAACACTCGAGGAGAAAATTGACGCCATGCTCGAGAAAAAGCAGCATTTAAATGATCAAATTATTACAAGTGAAAACTGGATCACCGAGCTGTCGACTGATGAACTGAAGGACCTAGTTTATTTAGGGTGA
- a CDS encoding VOC family protein, translated as MNEKLLRVGTTYIPVSNVERSAEWYVSKLGAELNYKDEEKAIVDLANQSIFLVKSRENQSANFYDVHGEERFSITFEVNGLKALEEIHTNFKEKDVRVGEIEDRGHSGRNFVFYDVDGNKFDVWSELSPIFKEKYLGKS; from the coding sequence GTGAATGAAAAATTATTGCGGGTAGGCACTACGTATATCCCCGTTTCAAATGTAGAACGTTCTGCTGAATGGTATGTAAGCAAATTGGGGGCAGAGTTAAACTATAAAGATGAAGAAAAGGCCATTGTTGATTTGGCGAACCAAAGTATTTTCCTCGTTAAATCAAGAGAAAATCAAAGTGCAAATTTCTATGATGTGCATGGGGAAGAGCGTTTTTCTATCACATTCGAGGTCAATGGATTAAAGGCTCTAGAAGAAATACATACGAACTTTAAGGAAAAAGATGTAAGAGTGGGAGAGATTGAAGACAGAGGACATTCCGGGAGAAACTTTGTTTTTTATGATGTAGATGGGAATAAATTTGATGTGTGGAGTGAACTTAGTCCAATCTTTAAAGAAAAATATTTAGGCAAGTCATAA
- a CDS encoding glycosyl hydrolase family 18 protein encodes MKKCYRPFTIISLSMALLLLSSCSQVQSKKEPKKDKTPREVLGFYTEKEGTYPGSQPTVDSQSARLSIIAPFWYKLDDKRPGSLIDSVTADHKKKVIQRAHEKDMKVYMVVHNLFYETVEKGKQVASTVLDNENNRNVFIQNLRNEMKQFQYDGMNIDMENLYLTDRDSFSLFIKKLTEALHEDGKAVTVSVPANTGDSRANPWSPWFDYEKLGQYSDGLMIMTYDEHNPRTKPGPSASVDWTEATIRYALKNKVPSSKILLGIASYGWDWDTTAGKAKYSSYKELMDQKKKYKAKVQWDSRSQTPHFSYVDQEQHSHEVWFENSDSLEFKLNLVEKYNLRGIGIWRLGLEDPVYWTTIPEKIKVKK; translated from the coding sequence GTGAAAAAATGTTATCGGCCATTCACGATCATTTCTTTAAGCATGGCCTTATTGCTACTGTCATCCTGCAGTCAGGTACAATCAAAAAAGGAACCCAAAAAGGATAAAACGCCTCGTGAGGTTTTAGGGTTCTATACGGAAAAGGAAGGAACGTATCCAGGGTCTCAACCTACCGTTGACTCGCAATCGGCCCGTTTAAGCATTATTGCCCCCTTTTGGTATAAGCTTGATGATAAACGACCGGGCAGTCTGATCGATTCCGTTACCGCAGATCATAAGAAAAAGGTTATTCAGCGTGCTCATGAAAAAGACATGAAGGTATATATGGTTGTACATAATCTCTTTTATGAAACTGTGGAGAAGGGCAAGCAGGTAGCGAGTACTGTACTCGATAACGAGAACAACCGTAATGTTTTCATTCAGAACTTACGCAATGAAATGAAGCAGTTTCAATATGACGGGATGAATATTGATATGGAAAATTTGTATTTGACGGACCGAGATTCCTTTAGTCTGTTCATTAAAAAATTGACTGAGGCACTGCACGAGGATGGAAAAGCAGTGACGGTTTCAGTCCCGGCAAACACAGGTGATTCCCGTGCAAATCCCTGGTCGCCGTGGTTTGATTACGAAAAACTTGGTCAATATTCAGATGGGTTAATGATTATGACATACGATGAACACAACCCTAGAACAAAACCCGGTCCATCTGCATCAGTCGATTGGACTGAAGCAACGATTCGTTATGCTTTGAAAAATAAAGTACCATCTTCAAAAATTTTACTCGGTATCGCAAGTTATGGATGGGACTGGGATACAACAGCAGGCAAGGCCAAGTATAGCTCCTATAAAGAGTTAATGGATCAGAAGAAAAAATACAAAGCGAAAGTTCAATGGGACTCCCGTTCGCAAACCCCTCATTTCAGTTACGTAGATCAAGAACAACATAGCCACGAGGTATGGTTTGAAAATAGCGATAGTCTGGAGTTTAAACTCAACCTTGTAGAAAAATATAACTTACGGGGGATCGGGATTTGGCGGCTCGGCTTAGAAGACCCCGTGTACTGGACGACCATACCCGAGAAAATAAAAGTAAAAAAGTGA
- a CDS encoding DUF3949 domain-containing protein: MGLSVTLWALGGYVLLSLLLLPMQYSYIKELKKMDKKRREQGIRQDEMYDKMSFEEQQLSFNAQGNFIFIGANVFATLLYKLKNR, translated from the coding sequence ATGGGTTTATCGGTGACGTTATGGGCGCTTGGCGGCTACGTTCTATTATCGTTATTGTTGCTGCCAATGCAGTATTCCTATATTAAGGAATTGAAAAAGATGGATAAAAAGCGGCGGGAGCAAGGAATCAGGCAGGATGAAATGTATGATAAAATGAGTTTTGAGGAGCAGCAGTTGAGTTTTAACGCACAAGGAAACTTTATATTTATCGGCGCCAACGTGTTCGCCACACTCCTGTATAAATTAAAAAATAGATAA